One segment of Toxoplasma gondii ME49 chromosome VI, whole genome shotgun sequence DNA contains the following:
- a CDS encoding hypothetical protein (encoded by transcript TGME49_239795) — MESRLCDTPIAESSLREQKDPPGAASYPASMGVRLPRPTPPETAHNVTAVERRLLRLLPGSVPETRSREVYTVPREVRWEKETKSVPVDRPPERSGVREKSSSIKAAVCAATQSIIPARAPSYSSPPDTLFGADGTIRLQKVGGAATDELTSQGKSSSLMSELPGPSGPRDLQESIAKTSKEKVQTQNGLLSFTRADRATGDPLRDDAPVTCRITLSGLQDLNEIDLSAIARDNKQAYTGGDSLNMASGSSPRVLLTSCSASTGHCQLPDSQRHK; from the exons ATGGAGTCACGTCTCTGTGACACACCAATTGCGGAGTCCTCCCTCCGCGAGCAGAAAGACCCACCAGGTGCCGCATCCTATCCAGCATCGATGGGAGTGCGGTTACCACGTCCAACCCCGCCAGAAACTGCTCATAATGTGACCGCTGTAGAAAGGCGGCTCCTCCGGCTCTTGCCTGGTTCGGTCCCAGAAACCCGTAGCAGAGAAGTATACACTGTCCCCAGAGAAGTTAGATGGGAGAAAGAAACCAAGTCTGTCCCAGTGGACAGACCTCCAGAACGCTCTGGCGTCCGTGAAAAGAGCAGCTCTATAAAGGCGGCAGTCTGTGCGGCAACACAGAGTATTATACCAGCACGTGCACCATCTTACAGCAGTCCTCCAGACACACTTTTTGGCGCGGATGGAACAATCCGTTTGCAAAAAGTGGGGGGTGCCGCAACAGACGAACTGACGTCACAGGGCAAAAGTTCGTCTTTAATGTCGGAGCTTCCAGGCCCCAGTGGTCCACGGGATCTCCAGGAGTCAATTGCTAAAACTTCCAAAGAAAAAGTACAGACGCAAAATGGATTGTTAAGCTTCACCCGAGCAGACAGAGCCACCGGAGATCCGTTAAGAGATGACGCTCCGGTTACCTGTCGGATCACGCTTTCGGGCTTACAAGATCTCAATGAGATCGACTTGTCCGCAATAGCCCGCGA CAACAAACAAGCATACACTGGTGGGGATTCCCTGAACATGGCATCGGGTTCTAGTCCACGGGTACTACTTACAAGCTGTAGCGCCTCCACGGGTCATTGTCAGCTTCCTGATTCCCAGCGTCATAAGTAG
- a CDS encoding hypothetical protein (encoded by transcript TGME49_239800), translating into MDYIKEFLQKTLSQYVEGVNEKTLTLGFNEGVEINNLTLRTDIVNHVLQNNGVDARLDYGRIGKLRLVYTALPGIVTMQVDGLDIRMRPNFTGTAIKKICETLGELQEDVDEVQMVGLVPSATPYGIPCPPPIYPQCAFSPQQPEVHDTFSRRLPPHRVPRPPPVVRRARYVMPKASVAQLVAVPAPTPSPRLPVASPTLPRCDLQVPSFEAPALPPLCENVYGFIEGCSDTLAKITTPAHENFSEVPVSSYQCCPKPSQDTPVHQAYLLPPVEQRGCFALQRRPQVITAPSPSSTKTQHVSFVSCTPR; encoded by the exons GTGTCAACGAGAAGACTCTCACTCTGGGTTTCAATGAGGGTGTGGAGATCAACAACCTCACGCTGCGAACCGACATCGTCAACCATGTGCTCCAG AACAACGGTGTGGACGCGCGGCTCGACTACGGGCGTATCGGGAAACTTCGGCTGGTATATACAGCCCTTCCTGGGATTGTAACA ATGCAAGTTGACGGATTAGACATTCGGATGAGACCGAACTTCACCGGTACTGCAATCAAAAAAATCTGCGAAACCCTTGGCGAGCTGCAGGAGGACGTGGATGAAGTTCAGATGGTTGGACTGGTCCCGAGTGCCACGCCGTACGGTATCCCTTGTCCACCTCCTATATATCCGCAGTGCGCTTTCAGTCCCCAGCAGCCAGAGGTCCACGACACCTTCTCCAGG AGACTGCCACCTCATAGAGTGCCTCGGCCACCTCCTGTCGTTCGGAGGGCTCGCTACGTCATGCCCAAGGCGTCGGTAGCCCAGCTTGTTGCTGTACCGGCACCCACTCCGTCGCCGCGGCTCCCGGTCGCTTCACCGACTCTTCCCAGGTGCGACCTGCAGGTGCCCTCGTTTGAAGCACCGGCTCTACCACCGCTGTGCGAGAATGTTTACGGTTTCATCGAAGGATGTTCAGACACCCTTGCCAAGATAACAACGCCGGCCCACGAGAACTTCAGTGAAGTTCCAGTATCGTCTTACCAGTGCTGC CCGAAACCTTCGCAGGACACGCCAGTGCACCAGGCATACTTGCTTCCACCGGTAGAACAGCGTGGTTGCTTCGCTCTGCAGCGACGGCCACAGGTCATCACGGCGCCGTCACCAAGCAGTACTAAAACACAGCACGTCAGTTTCGTTTCGTGCACGCCTCGCTAA